A stretch of the Sulfurimonas sp. HSL-1656 genome encodes the following:
- a CDS encoding DMT family transporter has protein sequence MTPQRQGELYAVVLSLLESWFPILALVAVQSIGPLNTYGFILIIATAVLLLLLYVREGFGGLADREALPDLLWTSFYITLLFTLVFIGLRYTTAGNMAVILTLQLFFSYLYFNLPGREKLDALHTFAAFMMGSGAVVILFPATFAFNPGDLLILLAAATAPLANLYQKRARQRVSALAILTFRNLAALPVLFGAALFFEGFPSTGALLDVVPAITAVALLVYVLAKILWIEALHRIGITKLSAMIAFMPLFTLIFAYPTLGEVPTLRQLLGTLPILLGAYLITRPAPAARVP, from the coding sequence GTGACCCCGCAGCGTCAGGGCGAGCTCTACGCCGTCGTGCTCTCGCTGCTGGAGAGCTGGTTCCCCATTCTCGCCCTCGTCGCCGTCCAGTCCATCGGTCCGCTGAACACTTACGGCTTCATCCTTATTATCGCCACCGCCGTGCTGCTGCTCCTGCTCTACGTGCGGGAGGGGTTCGGCGGGCTTGCCGACAGGGAGGCCCTTCCCGACCTGCTGTGGACCTCCTTTTATATCACCCTGCTCTTCACCCTCGTTTTTATCGGGCTGCGTTATACCACGGCAGGGAACATGGCCGTCATCCTGACGCTTCAGCTCTTTTTCTCCTACCTCTATTTCAACCTGCCGGGGCGGGAAAAGCTCGATGCCCTGCATACCTTCGCCGCCTTTATGATGGGTTCGGGCGCGGTCGTCATTCTCTTTCCCGCGACCTTCGCCTTCAACCCGGGCGACCTGCTCATCCTCCTTGCCGCCGCGACGGCACCGCTGGCGAACCTCTACCAGAAGCGTGCCCGCCAGAGGGTCAGCGCGCTGGCCATCCTCACCTTCCGTAACCTGGCGGCCCTGCCGGTGCTCTTCGGCGCCGCGCTGTTCTTTGAAGGTTTCCCATCGACGGGGGCGTTGCTTGACGTCGTCCCGGCCATTACCGCCGTCGCCCTGCTCGTCTACGTCCTGGCCAAGATCCTCTGGATCGAAGCCCTGCACCGTATCGGCATCACCAAGCTCAGCGCCATGATCGCCTTCATGCCGCTCTTTACCCTGATCTTTGCCTACCCGACCCTGGGGGAGGTCCCGACCCTGCGGCAGTTGCTCGGAACCCTCCCGATCCTGCTCGGCGCCTACCTCATCACCCGCCCCGCCCCCGCGGCGCGCGTTCCGTAA
- a CDS encoding glycosyltransferase family 1 protein has product MRICIFTDTLGDLNGVSRFIQDMGEQALANGIDLHIVASTAKYCPDLPNVHNLPPRWRVPMPFYRELDLAYPSANALERVLRELRPDILHISTPGPVGIIAKKLAAKHKLPVLGTYHTDFPAYIRDNTGMAWAKRAADRAMQRFYLPFWRVFTRSAEYLDIMEREIGIDRARSALLPPGTNRTRFHPSHKNTTVFAKYGVTGDGPKVLYVGRISKEKNVPFLLDVWQRYKACNPNSTAELLLVGEGFLRHKRANLALDDVTFAGPVIGDDLSALYASSDLFVFPSVTDTLGQVVMEAQASRVCCLVSDVGGPQSIVNHGGGPGGMVVRGNDDDAWVDALEALLENATLRQNFARRGYENMQHFDIKVSFTHFIETHSDALKRLHR; this is encoded by the coding sequence ATGCGCATCTGCATTTTTACCGATACCCTCGGTGATCTTAACGGCGTCTCGCGTTTTATCCAGGATATGGGCGAACAGGCCCTCGCAAACGGTATCGACCTCCATATTGTCGCCTCAACCGCCAAATACTGTCCCGATCTTCCCAACGTCCACAACCTGCCGCCCCGCTGGAGGGTCCCGATGCCCTTCTACCGTGAACTGGACCTCGCCTACCCCTCTGCCAATGCACTCGAAAGGGTCCTGAGGGAGCTGCGTCCGGACATCTTGCATATCTCCACCCCGGGGCCGGTCGGCATCATCGCCAAGAAACTGGCCGCCAAGCACAAGCTGCCCGTGCTCGGCACCTACCACACGGACTTTCCCGCCTATATCCGCGACAATACCGGGATGGCCTGGGCCAAGCGGGCCGCCGACCGGGCCATGCAGCGCTTCTACCTTCCGTTCTGGCGGGTCTTCACCCGTTCGGCCGAATACCTCGACATCATGGAACGGGAAATCGGTATAGACCGTGCACGCAGCGCACTGCTTCCCCCGGGCACAAACCGTACCCGTTTCCACCCCTCCCATAAAAACACGACCGTCTTCGCGAAATACGGCGTAACGGGGGACGGCCCGAAAGTGCTCTATGTCGGGCGCATCTCCAAAGAGAAGAATGTCCCCTTCCTGCTGGATGTCTGGCAGCGCTACAAGGCCTGCAACCCGAACAGTACGGCCGAGCTGCTGCTCGTAGGCGAAGGCTTTCTGCGCCACAAGCGTGCCAACCTCGCCCTCGATGACGTTACCTTCGCCGGGCCCGTTATCGGCGACGACCTCTCCGCACTCTACGCTTCGAGCGATCTTTTCGTCTTCCCCTCCGTCACCGATACGCTCGGCCAGGTCGTGATGGAGGCCCAGGCAAGCCGGGTCTGCTGCCTCGTGTCGGACGTGGGCGGTCCGCAAAGCATCGTCAACCACGGCGGCGGGCCCGGGGGCATGGTCGTCAGGGGCAATGACGACGATGCCTGGGTTGATGCCTTGGAAGCCCTTCTTGAAAATGCTACACTACGGCAAAATTTTGCACGCCGTGGGTATGAGAACATGCAGCATTTCGACATCAAAGTCTCTTTTACGCACTTTATAGAGACCCACAGCGATGCCCTGAAGCGACTGCACCGGTGA
- a CDS encoding C39 family peptidase, with amino-acid sequence MKRALQALFPALWLLAAADVYAGQAEGEVKTAMPIIEQEYTVRVPVKSWSELKEQDVVRQRYDFSCGAASMATIMNHFYEQNVTENGIVQTVLKMKGVGSDAHKLEKSDFALSFADLADFGQTIGFRGVGVAMDIDALRKLRIPVILYVKIRRFEHFTVFKGIRGDFVYLADPSFGNMKVKMAKFLEMFYQRDDLKHPGRVLAFIPVDKEAVQPDKTFMTVPDSTDYLYQYIENRIDH; translated from the coding sequence ATGAAACGGGCATTGCAGGCACTCTTCCCGGCACTCTGGCTGCTTGCGGCGGCTGATGTGTATGCCGGACAGGCGGAGGGCGAAGTGAAAACCGCCATGCCGATCATCGAGCAGGAGTACACCGTCAGGGTCCCGGTGAAAAGCTGGAGTGAGCTCAAAGAGCAGGATGTCGTACGCCAGCGCTACGATTTCTCGTGCGGTGCGGCGTCGATGGCGACGATCATGAACCATTTTTACGAGCAGAACGTGACCGAGAACGGCATCGTTCAGACGGTCCTGAAAATGAAAGGTGTCGGCAGCGACGCGCATAAACTGGAGAAGAGCGACTTCGCCCTTTCGTTCGCGGACCTCGCCGACTTCGGGCAGACCATCGGGTTCAGGGGCGTGGGTGTCGCGATGGATATCGATGCCCTGCGCAAGCTGCGGATCCCGGTCATCCTCTATGTCAAGATCCGCCGCTTCGAACACTTTACCGTTTTCAAGGGGATCCGCGGCGACTTCGTCTACCTGGCCGACCCCTCATTCGGCAATATGAAAGTGAAGATGGCAAAGTTCCTGGAGATGTTCTACCAGCGTGATGACCTCAAACACCCCGGGCGGGTGCTCGCGTTTATCCCGGTGGACAAAGAGGCCGTCCAGCCGGACAAAACGTTTATGACCGTCCCCGACTCCACCGACTACCTCTACCAGTACATCGAAAACAGGATCGACCACTAG
- a CDS encoding outer membrane beta-barrel protein, whose amino-acid sequence MRKSLLLTPLLLGALSANAWAQRADLYFGLNLFGSENKFDFEANGYHERPSIGSKGFALKFGAVLYDGWRLQGYLLGELFDEPLFDYSNDELYELGLDVMKTFETYSALMPFIQAGIGSGSMRLDNYYYPDDDRINEVSLKVGAGLIFRIAPQLELMGGVDFQWRTWQDITYYTPSYTKLSTDDNSVRYYGGINFLF is encoded by the coding sequence ATGCGAAAATCCCTCCTGTTGACCCCGCTGCTTTTGGGCGCGCTCTCGGCAAATGCCTGGGCGCAGCGGGCGGATCTCTATTTCGGTCTGAACCTTTTCGGCAGCGAAAACAAATTCGATTTTGAAGCCAACGGCTATCATGAAAGACCATCGATCGGGAGCAAAGGTTTCGCCCTTAAATTCGGGGCCGTCCTCTACGACGGGTGGCGCCTGCAGGGCTATCTGCTCGGTGAACTCTTCGACGAGCCCCTCTTTGACTACAGTAATGACGAACTGTACGAGCTCGGGCTGGATGTTATGAAAACCTTCGAAACGTACTCGGCCTTGATGCCATTTATCCAGGCGGGAATCGGCAGCGGTTCGATGCGGCTTGACAACTACTATTACCCTGATGACGACCGCATCAATGAAGTCAGTCTCAAGGTCGGGGCAGGGCTTATCTTCCGCATCGCGCCGCAGCTGGAGCTGATGGGCGGCGTCGATTTCCAGTGGCGCACATGGCAGGACATCACGTATTACACGCCGAGCTACACCAAGCTCTCGACGGATGACAACTCCGTACGCTACTACGGCGGGATCAACTTCCTCTTTTAA
- a CDS encoding PaaI family thioesterase, producing the protein MQAIKFPFLEHTGATLKRAEQGEAEVELHVQPYHLQHLGFVHGGVISTLMDNTGWYAAVSNLDEGYTAVTMEIKINYLKPASGKHLLASAAVKRQGRKTAFVTIELHDEGKLVAFATGTYAIMEDPQHS; encoded by the coding sequence ATGCAGGCAATCAAATTCCCTTTTCTCGAACACACCGGCGCGACACTGAAGCGCGCGGAGCAGGGCGAAGCGGAGGTAGAGCTGCACGTTCAGCCGTACCATCTGCAGCACCTGGGCTTTGTGCACGGCGGGGTTATCTCGACGCTGATGGACAATACCGGCTGGTACGCCGCCGTCTCCAACCTGGACGAGGGCTACACGGCCGTGACAATGGAGATCAAGATCAACTATCTCAAGCCCGCCTCGGGCAAGCACCTGCTGGCCTCGGCCGCCGTGAAAAGACAGGGGCGAAAGACGGCCTTCGTCACGATCGAGCTGCACGATGAAGGCAAGCTCGTCGCCTTTGCCACGGGCACCTACGCCATCATGGAAGACCCGCAGCACTCCTGA
- a CDS encoding putative metal-binding motif-containing protein, with product MIRMGMLLPAFTALILLTACGGGGGGSSTPTVTGQFIDAPVQGLSYACSSGTAGTTDAGGGYTCPDGDTVTFSVGAVSIGTVTAESGPVVPYSFFPADTVAAVNLARLLQSLDGDGDPNNGLIDLNSTLIAALPAGTDFSSPTFAADVEAALGITLVGAVEAMHALGEGMVAAGMTVPLTAIAVPESSSDIEVNDTVAVVFTRSMDTTSLLLSGTMAPQSNGGAWSTDVHANDRLTFSAKTFWSEGAQTLVIDVNDTGANALGQLSLSYTVAAPADADADGYPFTTDCNDTNPNVYPGATEIIGNSIDDNCNGMIDEVEVCDGVDNDGDGLIDSADPDLIAQLCEMQDGVCSGAKKTCGGAAGWLPCNDAVYLAHDASYNSVLDGCDSLDNDCDGATDEDGATVCDDNFACTMDVCTAGACSNTPNDTFCDDSNPCTTASCSPEALSADPVTGCSIQSLPAGTTCNDGNPLTVDDICQVTGVCSGTLSTDADSDGVSDAAEITNGTDPNDPDTDNDGLNDGQELSANTDALDADTDDDGIPDGLEVTYSLNPLDNDSDNDGLIDGLEIGTTSAVSGGTSDGAAAIAYSGTNLGLWQPDNDPGTHTDPLDADSDNDGLCDGPAAVASECVSGEDLDANGAVGASETDPADADTDDDALKDGSDPHPLAPDSSTSPLVPGGTSDGADPDGNIDYSGTSCTDADMDGYCAILNDCDDTDPSINPGATEILSNGIDENCNGNADDVPKLPNGSLCTSTSDCTSGNCVDAYCCDTACTGLTEACNVPGYIGTCTAF from the coding sequence ATGATCCGGATGGGAATGCTCTTACCCGCCTTTACGGCGTTGATCTTATTGACTGCGTGTGGCGGTGGCGGCGGGGGCAGCAGCACCCCGACGGTGACCGGCCAGTTTATTGACGCCCCCGTCCAGGGGCTCTCCTATGCCTGTTCTTCCGGAACGGCCGGCACGACCGATGCCGGCGGCGGGTATACCTGCCCGGACGGCGACACCGTCACCTTCTCGGTCGGCGCCGTCTCCATCGGAACCGTCACGGCTGAAAGCGGCCCGGTCGTTCCCTACAGCTTCTTCCCGGCAGATACCGTTGCAGCCGTCAACCTGGCACGGCTGCTGCAGTCGCTTGACGGGGACGGCGACCCCAACAACGGGCTTATCGATCTCAACAGCACTTTGATCGCCGCTCTGCCCGCGGGGACGGATTTCAGTTCCCCCACTTTCGCCGCAGACGTCGAAGCGGCGCTGGGGATAACGCTGGTCGGGGCAGTAGAAGCGATGCACGCCCTGGGCGAAGGGATGGTGGCCGCAGGCATGACCGTCCCGCTCACAGCAATCGCCGTTCCCGAAAGCAGTTCGGACATCGAGGTCAACGACACCGTCGCCGTCGTTTTCACCCGAAGTATGGATACGACCAGCCTTCTGCTCTCCGGCACGATGGCGCCCCAGAGCAACGGCGGGGCCTGGAGCACGGACGTCCATGCCAATGACCGCCTGACCTTTTCGGCTAAAACCTTCTGGTCGGAAGGCGCCCAAACCCTCGTCATCGATGTGAACGACACCGGCGCCAATGCGCTGGGTCAACTCTCACTCTCCTACACCGTGGCGGCTCCCGCCGATGCCGATGCGGACGGGTACCCCTTTACCACCGACTGCAACGATACCAACCCCAACGTCTATCCGGGCGCAACCGAAATCATTGGGAACAGTATCGACGACAACTGTAACGGTATGATCGACGAAGTCGAGGTCTGTGACGGCGTCGACAACGACGGCGACGGCCTGATTGACAGTGCCGATCCGGACCTCATCGCGCAGCTTTGTGAAATGCAGGACGGCGTCTGCAGCGGTGCGAAGAAAACCTGCGGCGGCGCTGCCGGATGGCTCCCCTGCAACGACGCCGTCTACCTGGCCCACGATGCCTCCTATAACAGCGTCCTGGACGGATGCGACAGCCTGGACAACGACTGCGACGGTGCGACAGACGAAGATGGGGCGACTGTCTGTGACGACAACTTTGCCTGTACGATGGATGTCTGTACCGCCGGGGCATGCAGCAATACACCCAATGATACGTTCTGCGATGACAGCAACCCCTGCACTACTGCATCCTGCAGCCCCGAAGCGCTCAGCGCTGATCCGGTCACAGGCTGCAGCATCCAGTCGCTTCCTGCAGGGACAACCTGTAACGACGGAAACCCTCTGACCGTCGACGATATCTGCCAAGTCACGGGGGTCTGCAGCGGTACGCTTTCTACCGATGCGGACAGCGACGGGGTCTCCGACGCCGCGGAAATCACAAACGGCACTGACCCGAATGACCCCGATACGGACAACGACGGCCTCAACGACGGCCAGGAGCTCAGCGCCAATACTGACGCGCTCGACGCCGACACCGATGATGACGGCATCCCGGATGGCCTTGAAGTCACCTATTCACTCAATCCGCTTGACAATGACAGCGACAATGACGGCCTGATCGACGGCCTCGAGATAGGAACAACTTCTGCCGTCTCGGGCGGCACCAGCGACGGTGCGGCCGCCATCGCCTACAGCGGTACGAACCTCGGTCTCTGGCAGCCGGACAATGATCCCGGCACACACACCGACCCCCTCGACGCCGACAGCGACAACGACGGCCTTTGCGACGGCCCTGCCGCGGTTGCCTCCGAATGCGTCAGCGGCGAAGATCTTGATGCAAACGGTGCCGTAGGCGCCTCCGAGACGGACCCCGCCGATGCCGACACGGACGACGATGCCCTCAAAGACGGCAGCGACCCGCATCCGCTGGCACCCGACAGTTCCACGTCACCGCTCGTTCCCGGCGGCACCAGTGACGGTGCCGACCCAGATGGAAATATCGACTACAGCGGTACAAGCTGTACGGACGCCGACATGGACGGTTACTGCGCGATCCTGAACGACTGCGATGACACGGATCCGTCCATCAACCCCGGTGCAACTGAAATCCTAAGCAATGGAATTGATGAAAACTGTAACGGTAACGCAGATGACGTTCCTAAACTTCCCAATGGGTCTCTGTGTACTTCAACCAGTGACTGTACTTCTGGTAACTGTGTGGACGCTTATTGTTGTGACACTGCGTGCACTGGTCTAACCGAGGCGTGTAACGTTCCAGGATACATTGGTACCTGTACTGCTTTTTAG